The Salegentibacter mishustinae genomic interval TATGTTTATTTTTATTGGTTTATTTGAATTATTAGGAACAACAATTCTGTACTCATTTTGATAGGAATAGTCAACTGTTTTATGGAAAAGTGTCAATGGTCCATTATGTTTCCATTTGTCATAATATCTCACTGCTCTAGCTTGATATGTAAGATTTAATCTATGAATTTCTTTTTCTAATCTCTTCTTAAATTCTTTTGGATCATTTATTAATAGCGCATGATTACCAAATTCTTCAAGTTTAGAATCTATTTCAAATTTCCCATTCTTAAAATCACTATGTTTTATGCAAGTCATACAATATAAATTACCTGGATTTAAATTTTTATAGCTTAGAAATATTTCTCCAGGTACTTTTCTTATTGAATCTCCAGTTCTAGTATCAGTTAGTTCAATTACATAGTTCTCTGGATTGGGAAAATTTTTTATTTGAATTGTAGCCTCTTCTGGATCACCTCTGAAATCGTTGTTTTCTTGCGTTTGAAAATATTCGAATGTATTTAGGAATATAGTTCCATTTTCATAAAGATCATTTATGTATTTTTCTTCACTAAATTTTATTAAGTAATAAATTCGATCCTCCATTTGGACTGGATTTTTTTTCTGAAAAATAGTACACAACGGTCTCGGTTAACAACAGTTGGTGTTCAGATTTTGAATTTAGTTACTTTTTCAATTACCAATTGTTTGTTAACCGATGTTACCCTTTGTTTTTTACTTCGACAGCTGATAATTATTCACAAGCACTGAAGCGGAAATATGTAAAATCCGTTCTAATTCTCTAATCATATCTACCGTCAATCTTTTCTTTTTATTTAAAATTTCTGAAACTCTGCTTTTTCCTCCAATTACTCCAACTAAATCTTTTTGTTTAAGATTCATTTCTTCCATTCTTATTTTAATTGCTTCTATTGGATCTGGAGCTTCTATTGGATAATATTGATTTTCGTAATTCTCGATTAAGAGTGATAAAATTTCCGCTTCGTCGCCTTCTTTTGAATTTGAGTCAGCATCAAAAATTACTTCTAATCTTTCTAAAGCTTGTTCGTAATCTTTCTCTGTCTTTATAGGTTTTATTTTCATAATCTTATTTTAAATCGTGTCGGCATTAATTTTATCATACTCGGCGTGAGTTCCCACAAATCGTATAAACGCCCATTCTCTGTCATAGTTAAACTTAACAATCAGTCGATAGGAATTTCCTTTTATATTGAAAACTACTCTGCTATCTTTTAGAATGCTTGCATTTATATACGTTTCTTTAATATCGTTTGGAGACTTCCAATTTGATGATTTTGCAGTTTCATACCAGGTTTTTAAATATTGCTCGGAATCGGAATGTTTTTCCCAAAATTCACGTAGAGTTCTTTTTGCAATTATTCTTTTCATAGACTAATTTCTAAAACAAAGATAATTAAAAGTTCTCTATTTTAGAACATTTGTTGTCAATTTTTCTTTTGTGAAAATAAAGGGTAACGGTCACGGTTAAGGGAGGTAGCGTGTAGGGAAGAGCTAACTTGTCGGCTTAACCAGGTTTAATTTAGACTTCTAAAATATAGAATTTTAGCTAAACTCAAGCTATTTTCTTTAACCGATGTTACTTGCTGTAGCGACCCATTCGAGTAAGCACGGGAGATTTGCCGATCACC includes:
- a CDS encoding helix-turn-helix domain-containing protein, yielding MKIKPIKTEKDYEQALERLEVIFDADSNSKEGDEAEILSLLIENYENQYYPIEAPDPIEAIKIRMEEMNLKQKDLVGVIGGKSRVSEILNKKKRLTVDMIRELERILHISASVLVNNYQLSK
- a CDS encoding type II toxin-antitoxin system HigB family toxin, translating into MKRIIAKRTLREFWEKHSDSEQYLKTWYETAKSSNWKSPNDIKETYINASILKDSRVVFNIKGNSYRLIVKFNYDREWAFIRFVGTHAEYDKINADTI